The following is a genomic window from Saprospiraceae bacterium.
GTATATCTGATGATAGGAAATGTAGTTTAAAGACAAATTTCTGAACTTACACATTTAAACTGCAATTCTCCTAAAGGTCCAAAAAATTTTATTTAATAAAAAATGACACCTATTAGATTGATTATCTGCAAATTGTGCATTACGAAAATAAGTATAAAAAAAAACCTTTTGATAAGTTGGGATTTATTACAAAATTTGCGGTGTTGGAGAGTTGTCCGAGTGGTTGAAGGAGCACGCCTGGAAAGTGTGTATACCTCAAAAGGGTATCGAGGGTTCGAATCCCTCACTCTCCGCAAAAAAAATAACTTGTAATTATTAACTAATTTAAATATTTTTTACTTTTAACCTTTATTTATTAATCTTATTATTCTTAAACGTAAATTAACAAATCATGCGAAAAATTTTAATTTTAATCGGAGTATTTATGATTGCATCCTATATCGGTGCATTTGACATGGTGGCTCAGGCAGCTGACTCTACTGCTGCAGCCCTTACAGATGCAGCTGCCGGAGCTGTAGATAGTGCAGCAGCAGCTGTAACAGAGACAGTAGAGGAAGCTGGTACTGCTATCGCAGAAGCGACAGAAGCTCCAGGTGCTTTTCAGGTATTGAAAGAAAAGTTTATTGAAGGTGACTGGGTTTGGATGACTCCGGTATTATTGTGTATGATTTTTGGTTTGGCATTCTGTATTGAAAGAATCATTACACTCAACATTGCTTCTGCCAATACCGATACATTGATGAGAAAGATCGATGATAAACTTGCTAGTGGAGACTTAGAAGGAGCGAAAGATGTAGCTAAAGCGACACCAGGTCCGGCTGCAAGTGTCATATATGAAGGTCTCAGAAACGCAGCATCAGGACCTGAAGGAGTAGAGAAAGCAATTGTTTCTTATGGATCCGTACAAATGTCACTTCTGGAGAAAGGTCTAATTTGGATTTCTCTATTCATTGCACTTGCTCCGATGTTAGGGTTCCTCGGAACAGTTATCGGTATGATTCAGGCATTTGACAAAATTCAGGCTGCGGGTGATATCTCTCCTACAGTAGTTGCGGGTGGTATCAAGGTAGCCCTTTTGACCACAGTGTTTGGTCTTATTGTTGCCATCATACTTCAGATTTTTTATAACTATATTGTTTCTAAAATAGATGGCATAACTACAAAAATGGAAGAATCATCCATTGCACTTATAGAGACTATGTTACGTAACAAGACAATATAATTTTTGTAATAATAAATTAAACATGAAATCATGACTAAATTATATAATATTTTATTAAAAAACGGAGATGGAATTGCCGTAGGTTTTAGTGCATTGATGTTTATTTTGTTTGGAGTGAGTGTTTACTTAGGATCCACATCAGGAGGATATGACCTTAGCACACTTACAGATATGCCTGATAAATCAAATGTCAATATTTTTAACGTAGGGCTTTATACAGTAATCATTTTGGGAGTAATTGCGATAGCTTTGACAATATTTGGTATCCTTTGGGATATTTTTAAGAATTTCAAAACAGGGTCGAAATCTATCCTTGGTTTTGCAGCTATTGTAGTAGCATTTTTAGGTTTTTACTTTACCTCGGCCCACGATAGTGGTGGTAGATTTGATGCATATTGGAGTCAAGATCCATTCTATATCACTGAAGGACTTAGCAAATTTATATCTGCAGGACTATATACATTGATAGCATTAACATTTGTATCTTTCTTGCTGATATTGTTCTTTGAAGTAAAGAGCTTTTTTAAATAATTAATTCTTAAAAAATTAATAAAATGTCAAAGAAAAACCGGATGAGTAATGAAATCAATGCAGGATCGATGGCTGACATCGCTTTCCTACTCTTGATTTTCTTTCTCGTGACGACAACAATAGCAGAGGATAAGGGGGTTTTAGTAAAATTGCCTCCTTACTCTGAAGAACCACCACCTGATGTCAGGCTGAATACCAGGAATATTTATTCTGTTATGGTCAACGCCCAAAATCAGTTGCTCGTAAGAGGTGAGTTGATGAAAATTGAACAATTGAAGCATAATGCAAAAATTTTCATCCTAAACCCTGATAAGAGGTCCGATATGTCTGATGATCCAACTAAGGCAATCATTTCGATCAAAAATGACAGAGGCACGAAGTACAAAACCTATCTCGAAGTGTACAATGAGTTAAAAGCAGCTTATAATGAACTTTGGGAAGAGGCAGCAATGGCAAAATTTGGTAAAAATCTGGAAGAACTCAAAGGTTCGCAGCAAAAAGAAATCAAAGATGCAATTCCTTTGGTTATTTCTGAAGCTGAACCTACCAAGTTTGGAGAAGAAAAATAATTTTTTGAAAATTTAAATACGATATTTATGTCAAAATTCAAAAAAAAGCAAGGTAATGTTACTCCCGGGATATCCACAGCGTCCTTACCTGATATCGTTTTCATGCTCTTGTTTTTCTTCATGGTGGTAACCAAGATGAGAGATACAGAATTGATGGTAAAGGTGGTCACTCCTATGGCTTCAGAATTGACCAAGCTCGAAAAAAAATCACTAGTCAATTTTGTTTTTATAGGCAGACCTACTGATAAATGGAAAAAGGCGGCAGGATCCAAACCTAGAATCCAACTAGGAGACAAATTCTCTACAGTGGATGATATTCCTTTGTTTCTCGCTAACTTTAAGACTTCTGTTCCGGAAGGCCAGCATACCAGTATCATATCATCATTAAAAATAGATAATGATGTGACTATGGGTTTGGTCGGAGATGTCAAAACAGCCTTAAGGAAAGCAGGA
Proteins encoded in this region:
- a CDS encoding biopolymer transporter ExbD: MSKKNRMSNEINAGSMADIAFLLLIFFLVTTTIAEDKGVLVKLPPYSEEPPPDVRLNTRNIYSVMVNAQNQLLVRGELMKIEQLKHNAKIFILNPDKRSDMSDDPTKAIISIKNDRGTKYKTYLEVYNELKAAYNELWEEAAMAKFGKNLEELKGSQQKEIKDAIPLVISEAEPTKFGEEK
- a CDS encoding MotA/TolQ/ExbB proton channel family protein; translated protein: MRKILILIGVFMIASYIGAFDMVAQAADSTAAALTDAAAGAVDSAAAAVTETVEEAGTAIAEATEAPGAFQVLKEKFIEGDWVWMTPVLLCMIFGLAFCIERIITLNIASANTDTLMRKIDDKLASGDLEGAKDVAKATPGPAASVIYEGLRNAASGPEGVEKAIVSYGSVQMSLLEKGLIWISLFIALAPMLGFLGTVIGMIQAFDKIQAAGDISPTVVAGGIKVALLTTVFGLIVAIILQIFYNYIVSKIDGITTKMEESSIALIETMLRNKTI
- a CDS encoding biopolymer transporter ExbD, which produces MSKFKKKQGNVTPGISTASLPDIVFMLLFFFMVVTKMRDTELMVKVVTPMASELTKLEKKSLVNFVFIGRPTDKWKKAAGSKPRIQLGDKFSTVDDIPLFLANFKTSVPEGQHTSIISSLKIDNDVTMGLVGDVKTALRKAGQLKINYSAKKRERTKG